In Acidobacteriota bacterium, the genomic stretch ATGCCTGGCTGCGTTTGACGGGCGTGGAAGCGAGGTGCTACGGTCAGGTCTGGCCACTGCGTCGCAAGTTATTCATCAACTCCAACCCCCGGAGTCATTCAGCGGATGGCAATCTTCGTCGGCGGCGAGATCGTAAACCTCATCCTGCAAAGCGGCCCAGTCGCAAAACTGGTCCTGGTCATCCTGCTTCTCTTCAGCCTGCTGTCGTGGGCGATCATCCTATCGAAATGGGCATCGATCCGGCGGGCGCGCGCGCAGAGCGGGCGGTTCGTGCGCATGTTCCGCAAATCGCAGCGCCTGCAGGATGTCGCAGCGGTGGCCGACCAGTTCCGTCCCAGCCCGCTGGTGACGGTCTTCGAATATGGTTACGAAGAGTATCGGCGGCAGACGGCCGGCAATCCGGGCGGACAGATACGCAGCCTCGCGGCCATCCAGCGCGCGACGCAGATCGCGGCCTCGGAAGAATTGACGCGCCTGGAAAGGAGCTTGCCGCTGCTCGCCACCACCGGCGCGGTCACGCCGTTCATCGGACTGTTCGGCACAGTGTGGGGGATCATCGACGCCTTCCACGGTCTGGGCACCGCAGGCGCGGCAACGCTGCGCGCGGTCGCGCCCGGCATCTCCGAGGCGCTGGTCACCACCGCCGCCGGATTGTTCTCCGCCATCCCCGCGGTGATCGCTTACAACGCGTTCTCGCATTCCCTGCGCGAGTTTGGCGCGCGCATGGACGACTTTGCCGCCGAGTTCCTCAACACCGTGGAGCGCGGCCCGGAGGCACGCTAGATGGCCTTCACCAACGCGCGCGGCCGCACCCAGACCTCGCTCTCGGAGAT encodes the following:
- the tolQ gene encoding protein TolQ — encoded protein: MAIFVGGEIVNLILQSGPVAKLVLVILLLFSLLSWAIILSKWASIRRARAQSGRFVRMFRKSQRLQDVAAVADQFRPSPLVTVFEYGYEEYRRQTAGNPGGQIRSLAAIQRATQIAASEELTRLERSLPLLATTGAVTPFIGLFGTVWGIIDAFHGLGTAGAATLRAVAPGISEALVTTAAGLFSAIPAVIAYNAFSHSLREFGARMDDFAAEFLNTVERGPEAR